GGCCCACATCCGGAGCATGGAAATGGCCACTTCCGAGGCACCTGCACCATGACGCGCACCAGGCCGCCACCCCCACACGCACGAAGCACCCTTCGGTGGCTGTCTCAGGTCCCGCGGCAGGCAGTCACAAAGTTTCAGAAAGGGAACGGTTCATGGACTACCACACCTTCCTCGACACCATCACCCGGCGCGCCCCCGTCCCCCCGGAGAAGGCGGAGCCCCTCACCCGTGCCACCCTGGAAACACTGGCCGAGCGGCTCACCAGGGGTGAGGCGGAGGACCTCGCGTCCGAACTGCCCAAGCCGCTGAAGGAACCGCTGGTCTCTCCCACTCCGGAAGCCGAGCCCTTCGGACTCGACGAGTTCATCAATCGGGTGAGCAGGCGAGCAGGGGTGAGCCCGGACGAGGCCCGCGAGGGCGTTCGGGCGGAGCTGAGCACCCTGAAGGACGCGGTCAGTGATGGCGAGTTCCGCCACGTAATGTCCCAGCTGCCCCGGGACTTCGAGGCCCTCGTCGGCGCCCCCGGCTAGACGGAGCCAGGTCGGCGCCATCATCCAGGACACGGAACCGGCCGTACCCCCGGCGGCCACCGACACACGGCGCGCGGAGCGCACTCCTGCTTGGAACGCCGGCGCTACGTCGGCCAGGGGATGCGCGAGGAGCTCCGGTTGCGCCGACCTCAGCAGGCGTCTGACGCGCCCGGAGACCCGGCATGAAATCGCCGGAGGATCACATGACACAACCGACAGTTCCTTCAGCCGGCGCACCCGTGGACGTCGAAGGCGGGGCGCAGCGGCCGTTCTCCGAACACGCGGCCATGGCCAGGGCGTATCCCGGCGACAGGATGACCGTTGGCGCCATCACGCCCCTGGAGGGCTTCGAAGGGCCCGTGCCGTCCCTGGCGGGGCACGTCGAGCGGATCCAGCAGGCCGAGCGGGCCGGCTTCGCCTCGGTATGGGTCCGTGACGTGCCGCTGCTGGACCCGAGCTTCGGGGACACCGGGCAGGTCTTCGACCCGTGGGTGTACCTGGGGCAGCTCAGCGCCCGCACCACCTCGATCACACTGGGGACAGCCAGCATCGTCATGCCGCTGCGGCATCCATTGCACACCGCCAAGGCGGCCGCCTCGGTGGACCAGCTGTCCGGCGGACGCCTCCTGCTCGGGGTGGCCACCGGTGACCGGCCCGTGGAGTTCCCGGCCTTCGGTCAGGACCTGGGCAGCCGGG
This Streptomyces sp. NBC_00377 DNA region includes the following protein-coding sequences:
- a CDS encoding DUF2267 domain-containing protein, encoding MDYHTFLDTITRRAPVPPEKAEPLTRATLETLAERLTRGEAEDLASELPKPLKEPLVSPTPEAEPFGLDEFINRVSRRAGVSPDEAREGVRAELSTLKDAVSDGEFRHVMSQLPRDFEALVGAPG